One Gammaproteobacteria bacterium DNA segment encodes these proteins:
- the bfr gene encoding bacterioferritin — translation MKGNDKVIAELQKLLRGELAARDQYFTHSRMYEDWGLHRLYERINHEMEDETGHADALIKRLLFLEATPDLSQLDPLHIGHDVPTMLKKDLEVEYAVIANLRQAMAVCEQEQDYQTREILQQMLADTEEDHAYWLEIQLGLIERIGLPNYLQSQMRSASQP, via the coding sequence ATGAAAGGCAATGACAAGGTAATCGCCGAGCTGCAGAAACTGCTGCGCGGCGAGTTGGCGGCCCGCGACCAGTACTTCACCCATTCCCGCATGTACGAGGACTGGGGCCTGCACCGGCTCTATGAGCGTATCAACCACGAGATGGAGGACGAGACCGGCCACGCGGATGCCCTGATCAAGCGCCTCCTGTTCCTGGAGGCCACCCCGGACCTGTCCCAGCTGGACCCACTCCACATCGGCCACGATGTCCCCACCATGCTGAAGAAGGATCTGGAGGTGGAGTACGCGGTCATCGCCAACCTGCGCCAGGCCATGGCGGTGTGCGAGCAGGAACAGGACTACCAGACCCGGGAGATCCTCCAGCAGATGCTCGCCGACACCGAAGAGGACCACGCCTACTGGCTCGAGATCCAGCTCGGCCTCATCGAGCGCATCGGGCTGCCGAATTACCTGCAGTCCCAGATGAGGAGCGCATCACAGCCCTAG
- a CDS encoding (2Fe-2S)-binding protein, whose product MYVCICNAVTDGEIREAVHGGAGSMDALSEQLGVATCCGRCASCARKVMHEAFGELMMQTEAAA is encoded by the coding sequence ATGTATGTATGCATCTGCAATGCAGTGACAGACGGTGAAATCCGGGAGGCCGTCCATGGCGGCGCTGGTTCCATGGACGCCTTAAGCGAGCAACTCGGCGTGGCCACCTGCTGTGGCCGTTGCGCCAGCTGCGCCCGCAAGGTCATGCACGAGGCCTTTGGTGAACTCATGATGCAGACCGAGGCCGCCGCCTGA
- a CDS encoding DUF3016 domain-containing protein produces the protein MKYLFLLLALTAALPAAATANPIVDVQWTADTGQGAPTNEMMRAAVNDAFHHQAARWLPPGARLEVRIQSFGRAGRAEPWGPPAYGHVRFLRGVRSPGMQLRYRAYDPARGLWLTGEQRIVHQAPLPAAARSGAHRPFAHERYMVARWIRQLGQRMR, from the coding sequence ATGAAATACCTCTTTCTGTTGCTCGCCCTCACCGCCGCGTTGCCCGCCGCGGCCACCGCCAACCCAATCGTGGATGTCCAGTGGACCGCCGACACGGGCCAGGGCGCGCCAACAAATGAGATGATGCGGGCGGCCGTGAATGACGCATTCCATCATCAGGCGGCGCGCTGGCTGCCGCCGGGGGCACGACTCGAGGTGCGGATCCAGTCCTTCGGGCGGGCAGGCCGTGCCGAACCCTGGGGGCCTCCCGCCTACGGTCATGTGCGTTTTCTTCGCGGGGTGCGCTCACCGGGCATGCAGCTTCGCTACCGTGCCTACGACCCCGCCCGCGGCCTGTGGCTCACGGGGGAGCAGCGCATCGTCCACCAAGCCCCCCTGCCGGCGGCCGCACGTAGCGGAGCGCACCGCCCCTTCGCCCACGAGCGCTACATGGTGGCCCGGTGGATACGCCAACTGGGGCAGCGGATGCGTTGA
- the bfr gene encoding bacterioferritin, which produces MKSESGVINELNQLLKDQLTTINQFFLHARMLKNWGLEELNDHAYGCSIKAMKHADDLIARVLLLEGLPNLQDLGKLLVAENAPEAISNDLTLQTGNRARLQSAIAHCEGVRDYVSRDLLEGILKHTEEHIDWLESQQWLMDNTGLENYLQSQMDD; this is translated from the coding sequence ATGAAGAGCGAATCCGGAGTCATAAACGAGCTGAATCAACTGCTTAAGGACCAGCTCACCACCATCAACCAGTTCTTCCTGCACGCCCGGATGTTGAAAAACTGGGGCCTGGAGGAACTCAACGACCATGCCTATGGCTGCTCCATCAAGGCCATGAAGCATGCCGACGACCTCATCGCCCGGGTGCTGCTGTTGGAGGGCCTGCCCAACCTCCAGGATCTGGGCAAGCTGCTGGTGGCCGAGAATGCCCCCGAGGCCATCAGCAACGACCTCACCCTCCAGACCGGCAACCGCGCCCGCCTGCAGAGTGCCATCGCCCATTGCGAGGGTGTGCGGGACTACGTCAGCCGCGACCTGCTGGAAGGGATCCTGAAACACACCGAGGAGCACATCGACTGGCTCGAATCCCAACAGTGGCTCATGGACAACACGGGGCTGGAGAACTATCTGCAGTCCCAGATGGATGACTGA